From Polyodon spathula isolate WHYD16114869_AA unplaced genomic scaffold, ASM1765450v1 scaffolds_66, whole genome shotgun sequence, one genomic window encodes:
- the LOC121307980 gene encoding transmembrane protein 240-like isoform X1 has product MHASCNTMIFMILGASVVMAIACLMDMNALLDRFHNYILPHLRGEDRVCHCNCGRHHLHYVIPYDGDQSLVDSSENYFVSDSVTKQEIDLMLGLLLGFCISWLLVWLDGALHCAVRAWRASRRYDSPAWSWLPRFCNLRELRRPAALRQFEDSSGNMVHIKQKLYHNGHPSPRHL; this is encoded by the exons ATGCATGCGAGCTGTAACACCATGATCTTTATGATTCTCGGGGCTTCTGTTGTTATG GCAATAGCGTGCTTAATGGACATGAATGCACTACTGGATCGCTTTCACAATTATATCTTACCGCATTTAAGAGGGGAGGATCGCGTCTGTCATTGCAACTGTGGAAg GCACCATCTGCACTATGTAATCCCCTACGATGGAGACCAGTCTCTGGTGGACTCCTCTGAGAATTACTTTGTGAGTGACAGCGTCACCAAGCAGGAGATCGACCTGATGCTGGGGCTGCTGCTGGGGTTCTGTATCAGCTGGCTGCTGGTGTGGCTGGATGGAGCTCTGCACTGCGCTGTGAGGGCGTGGCGAGCCAGCCGGCGCTACG ACTCCCCCGCCTGGTCCTGGCTGCCCCGGTTCTGTAACCTGCGGGAGTTGCGGCGTCCCGCGGCGCTGCGCCAGTTCGAGGACTCCAGCGGGAACATGGTGCACATCAAACAGAAGCTGTACCACAACGGGCACCCCAGCCCTCGCCACCTCTGA
- the LOC121307980 gene encoding transmembrane protein 240-like isoform X2: MDMNALLDRFHNYILPHLRGEDRVCHCNCGRHHLHYVIPYDGDQSLVDSSENYFVSDSVTKQEIDLMLGLLLGFCISWLLVWLDGALHCAVRAWRASRRYDSPAWSWLPRFCNLRELRRPAALRQFEDSSGNMVHIKQKLYHNGHPSPRHL; this comes from the exons ATGGACATGAATGCACTACTGGATCGCTTTCACAATTATATCTTACCGCATTTAAGAGGGGAGGATCGCGTCTGTCATTGCAACTGTGGAAg GCACCATCTGCACTATGTAATCCCCTACGATGGAGACCAGTCTCTGGTGGACTCCTCTGAGAATTACTTTGTGAGTGACAGCGTCACCAAGCAGGAGATCGACCTGATGCTGGGGCTGCTGCTGGGGTTCTGTATCAGCTGGCTGCTGGTGTGGCTGGATGGAGCTCTGCACTGCGCTGTGAGGGCGTGGCGAGCCAGCCGGCGCTACG ACTCCCCCGCCTGGTCCTGGCTGCCCCGGTTCTGTAACCTGCGGGAGTTGCGGCGTCCCGCGGCGCTGCGCCAGTTCGAGGACTCCAGCGGGAACATGGTGCACATCAAACAGAAGCTGTACCACAACGGGCACCCCAGCCCTCGCCACCTCTGA